The Oscarella lobularis chromosome 12, ooOscLobu1.1, whole genome shotgun sequence genome window below encodes:
- the LOC136193637 gene encoding alkylglycerol monooxygenase-like: MGANTTYAFKGVRQLFYLVPPSESQFARHQDVPDYVEEATPYFLGAIAIEAILSTITGLAPRIRINDGINSIAAGMTSQMTKMVVMTLELSAYVWFYERYNYFDLPWNSAYTWWLCFFAMDFCFYFFHRAIHEVNAFWATHQTHHSSEDYNLSTALRQGAVQTYVGWIFYVPMAIAIPPSVFFVHKQFNLLYQFWIHTQLIKSLGPLEYILNTPSHHRVHHGRNRYCIDKNYGGTLIIWDRLFGTFQAEEEPVVYGLTHSLNTWDPVWGQIHHYKHMMGRVWTIKGLKNKLGVLFNGPGWAPGKPRLGDINDIPDVNYANAKQYNSSLPYWATYYVLIHFLLSVLLFTFLGYKQKVLLYSTVTLGVILVMTSFYCYGALLDKKSYAPYLEFCRTFGFFLADFSLFPFTGILGLSHWYIVVYRWWFAFSASLWFFLSLKHYRATK, translated from the exons ATGGGAGCGAACACAACGTACGCATTCAAAGGCGTACGACAGCTCTTTTACCTCGTTCCGCCGTCAGAAAGTCAATTCGCAAGACACCAAGACGTTCCGGACTACGTGGAAGAG GCAACTCCCTACTTTCTCGGCGCAATCGCTATCGAGGCGATTCTATCGACGATCACCGGCCTAGCGCCTCGAATACGAATCAACGACGGAATCAATTCGATAGCGGCGGGAATGACGAGCCAAATGACCAA AATGGTTGTCATGACGCTGGAACTTAGCGCCTACGTGTGGTTCTACGAACGCTACAATTATTTCGATTTGCCTTGGAATTCGGCGTACACGTGGTGGCTCTGCTTTTTCGCCATGGACTTTTGCTTCTATTTCTTTCACAGAGCCATTCACG AAGTGAATGCATTTTGGGCAACCCATCAAACTCACCATAGTTCGGAGGACTATAATTTGTCGACGGCACTTAGACAAGGGGCTGTGCAGACTTACGTGGGTTGG ATCTTTTACGTACCTATGGCTATTGCTATTCCCCCTTCGGTATTTTTCGTTCACAAGCAATTCAATTTGTTATATCAGTTTTGGATTCACACGCAA TTGATTAAGTCGCTAGGCCCATTAGAATACATACTCAATACGCCCAGTCATCATCGCGTTCACCACGGTCGAAATCGTTATTGCATTGACAAAAATTACGGCGGTACACTCATCATTTGGGATCGTCTTTttg GCACATTTCAAGCTGAGGAAGAGCCGGTTGTTTACGGGCTAACTCACTCTTTAAATACGTGGGATCCAGTGTGGGGCCAA ATACATCACTATAAGCACATGATGGGGCGGGTATGGACAATCAAAGGGCTCAAAAATAAG cTGGGGGTATTGTTTAACGGGCCTGGTTGGGCTCCGGGGAAACCGCGTTTGGGAGACATCAACGACATTCCGGACGTGAATTACGCAAACGCAAAACAGTATAATTCTTCTCTACCCTACTGGGCTACCTACTACGTTCTCATACATTTTCTACTCTCTGTACTTCTCTTCACCTTTCTCGGATACAAACAAAAG GTTCTTCTATATTCGACTGTCACCTTAGGCGTTATACTAGTCATGACAAGCTTCTACTGCTATGGAGCACTTCTTGACAAAAA ATCCTACGCTCCTTACCTTGAATTCTGTCGCACCTTTGGATTTTTCCTAGCTGATTTTAGTCTCTTTCCTTTCACTGGCATTCTAG GTCTTTCTCACTGGTATATTGTTGTCTATCGCTGGTGGTTCGCATTTTCAGCGAGTCTCTGGTTCTTTCTTTCACTCAAACACTACAGAGCGACGAAATAG
- the LOC136193636 gene encoding alkylglycerol monooxygenase-like yields MGANKTYALKGLRQLFYLVPPSESQFERRQDVPDYVEEALPYFFGAIILEAILSTITGLAPRMRINDGINSVAAGLTSQMTKMVVMALELSAYVWVYERYNYFNLPWNSAYTWWLCFFGMDLGYYLFHRAGHEVNAFWAAHQPHHSSEDYNFSTALRQGAIQSYISWIFYVPMAIAIPPSVFFVHTQFNLLYQFWIHTQLIKSIGPLEYILNTPSHHRVHHGRNRYCIDKNYGGTLIIWDRLFGTFQAENEPVVYGLTHPVNTWDPVWAQIHHYKHILERVWAIKGLKNKLGVLFKGPGWAPGKPRLGDINDIPDVNYATAKQYNSSLPYWATYYVLIHFLLSVLLFTFLGYKQKVLPYSTVTLGVILVMASLYCYGALFDKKSCAPYLEFCRTFGFFLADFSLFPFTGILGLSHWFALIYRWWFAFSASLWFVLSFKHYRAVEIALLCCECL; encoded by the exons ATGGGAGCGAACAAAACGTACGCGTTGAAGGGCCTACGACAGCTCTTCTACCTCGTTCCACCGTCAGAAAGTCAATTCGAACGACGCCAAGACGTTCCAGACTACGTAGAGGAG GCCCTTCCCTACTTCTTCGGCGCAATTATTCTCGAAGCGATTCTGTCGACAATCACCGGCCTAGCGCCTCGAATGCGAATCAACGATGGAATTAATTCAGTAGCAGCGGGATTGACAAGCCAAATGACCAA AATGGTCGTCATGGCGCTCGAACTCAGCGCCTACGTGTGGGTCTATGAACGCTACAATTACTTCAATTTGCCTTGGAATTCAGCGTACACGTGGTGGCTCTGCTTTTTCGGCATGGACCTCGGCTACTATCTCTTCCACAGAGCTGGCCACG AAGTGAATGCATTTTGGGCGGCCCATCAACCTCATCATAGTTCAGAGGATTATAATTTTTCTACAGCACTTAGACAAGGGGCCATACAGAGTTACATATCTTGG ATCTTTTACGTGCCTATGGCTATTGCCATTCCCCCTTCGGTCTTCTTCGTTCACACGCAATTTAATTTGTTATATCAGTTTTGGATTCACACGCAA TTGATTAAGTCGATAGGCCCGTTAGAATACATACTCAATACGCCCAGTCATCATCGCGTTCACCACGGTCGAAATCGCTATTGCATTGACAAAAATTACGGCGGAACACTCATTATCTGGGATCGTCTTTTTG GCACGTTTCAAGCTGAGAATGAGCCGGTCGTTTACGGACTGACTCACCCTGTAAATACGTGGGATCCAGTGTGGGCTCAA ATACATCACTATAAACACATATTGGAGCGTGTATGGGCAATCAAAGGGCTCAAAAATAAG CTGGGGGTTTTGTTTAAGGGGCCTGGTTGGGCTCCGGGTAAACCGCGTTTGGGAGACATCAACGACATTCCTGACGTCAATTACGCAACCGCAAAACAGTACAATTCGTCTCTACCCTACTGGGCTACCTACTACGTTCTCATACATTTTCTACTCTCTGTACTTCTCTTCACCTTTCTCGGATACAAACAAAAG GTTCTTCCGTATTCGACCGTCACCTTAGGCGTTATACTAGTCATGGCAAGTCTCTACTGCTATGGAGCACTTTTCGACAAAAA ATCCTGTGCTCCTTACCTTGAATTCTGTCGCACCTTTGGATTTTTCCTAGCTGATTTTAGTCTCTTTCCTTTCACTGGCATTCTAG GGCTTTCTCACTGGTTCGCCCTTATCTATCGCTGGTGGTTCGCATTTTCGGCAAGTCTCTGGTTTGTTCTGTCGTTCAAACACTACAGAGCTGTAGAAATTGCACTACTTTGTTGTGAGTGTCTGTAA
- the LOC136193638 gene encoding alkylglycerol monooxygenase-like (The sequence of the model RefSeq protein was modified relative to this genomic sequence to represent the inferred CDS: added 34 bases not found in genome assembly), which produces MGANTTYAFKGVRQLFYLVPPSESQFARHQDVPDYVKEAAPYFLGAILLEAILSTITGLAPRMRINDGISSLTAGMTSGMTKMVVMALELSAYVWVYERYNYFDLPWNSAYTWWLCFFGMDLGYYFFHRAGHEVNAFWATHQPHHSSEDYNLSTALRQGAIQSYVSWIFYVPMAIAIPPSVFFVHAQFNLLYQFWIHTQLIKSIGPLEYILNTPSHHRVHHGRNRYCIDKNYGGTLIIWDRLFGTFQAENEPVVYGLTHPINTWDPVWAQIHHFKHILERVWAIKGLKNKLGVLYKGPGWAPGKPHLGDINDIPDVNHANAKQYNSSLPNWATYYVLMHFLLSLLFFNILGSKQKVLPCSTVTLGVILTMASLYCYGALFDKKSHAPYLEFCRTFGYFLADFSLFPFTGILGLSRWFDVIYRWWFAFSASLWFFLSFKHYRATKQ; this is translated from the exons TACGACAGCTCTTCTACCTCGTTCCGCCGTCAGAAAGTCAATTCGCAAGACACCAAGACGTTCCGGACTACGTAAAGGAG GCGGCTCCCTACTTCCTCGGCGCAATTCTTCTCGAAGCGATTCTGTCGACAATCACCGGCCTAGCGCCTCGAATGCGAATCAACGATGGAATTAGTTCACTAACAGCGGGAATGACAAGCGGAATGACCAA AATGGTCGTCATGGCGCTCGAACTCAGCGCCTACGTGTGGGTCTATGAACGCTACAATTATTTCGATTTGCCTTGGAATTCAGCGTACACGTGGTGGCTCTGCTTTTTCGGAATGGACCTTGGTTACTATTTCTTCCACAGAGCGGGCCATG AAGTGAATGCATTTTGGGCGACCCATCAACCTCATCATAGTTCAGAGGATTATAATTTGTCTACGGCACTTAGACAAGGGGCAATACAGAGTTACGTGTCTTGG ATCTTTTACGTGCCTATGGCTATTGCCATTCCCCCTTCGGTCTTCTTCGTTCACGCGCAATTTAATTTGTTATATCAGTTTTGGATTCACACGCAA TTGATTAAGTCGATAGGCCCGTTAGAATACATACTCAATACGCCCAGTCATCATCGCGTTCACCACGGTCGAAATCGCTATTGCATTGACAAAAATTACGGCGGAACACTCATTATCTGGGATCGTCTTTttg GCACGTTTCAAGCTGAGAATGAGCCCGTTGTTTATGGGCTAACTCACCCTATAAATACGTGGGATCCAGTGTGGGCCCAA ATACATCACTTTAAACACATATTGGAGCGTGTATGGGCAATCAAAGGGCTCAAAAATAAG CTGGGGGTTTTGTATAAGGGGCCTGGTTGGGCTCCGGGGAAACCGCATTTGGGAGACATCAACGACATTCCTGACGTGAATCACGCAAACGCAAAACAGTATAATTCCTCTCTACCCAACTGGGCTACCTACTACGTTCTCATGCATTTTCTACTCTCTCTACTTTTCTTCAATATTCTCGGATCCAAACAAAAG GTTCTTCCGTGCTCGACCGTCACCTTAGGCGTGATACTAACCATGGCAAGCCTCTATTGCTATGGAGCACTTTTTGACAAAAA ATCCCATGCTCCTTACCTTGAATTCTGTCGCACCTTTGGATATTTCCTAGCTGATTTTAGTCTCTTTCCTTTCACTGGCATTCTAG GGCTTTCTCGCTGGTTTGACGTTATCTATCGCTGGTGGTTCGCATTTTCAGCAAGTCTCTGGTTCTTTCTGTCGTTCAAACACTACAGAGCTACGAAGCAGTAG
- the LOC136194086 gene encoding uncharacterized protein isoform X1, translating into MASEKSGEVSLKDIESALRAFEVHDLKKRGTPSLYTVTVEEAIRVLLCLDLCIEVENSLGKFQIPALLQNSIPKGSWGEDAMFDVYRGQRYECSLPVDIISPSSFVVFQSRCSRMAKPTSREAWKDGVKLIRIVDDKVVESRIELGIKKGHCCIDVILRWSSKRACEEVAKEFLAEIKDIIMRACDERSPGVILNWFYLDSKHLKQIDEDPAIYSMTDVEMKISQHAFDHVLFSVRPEKGHYSSVRNLSILTEEEVSASRRGKRILSPRAGETRQDNPTKEDAVPHVAALPVTFPADEEFVSEDLMKTCAAFKGSKWEDLGCLLVGLEKIENIRKPYDGNFVHMLKVLEEWNAAEPRTVGQLLAAFETVGVNRVHIKEKYEELRRTVLK; encoded by the exons ATGGCGTCTGAGAAATCCGGCGAAGTGTCATTAAAAGACATCGAGTCGGCTTTGAGAGCATTTGAGGTCCACGACCTCAAGAAAAGGGGAACACCATCTCTCTACACGGTGACAGTTGAAGAAGCGATTCgggttcttctttgtctagaTCTGTGCATTGAAGTGGAAAACTCACTCGGAAAGTTCCAGATACCCGCTCTTCTTCAGAATTCAATTCCTAAAGGCTCCTGGGGCGAAGATGCGATGTTTGACGTGTATCGTGGTCAGCGATACGAATGCTCTCTTCCCGTTGATatcatctcgccgtcgtcattcgtcgtctttcaatcTCGCTGCTCTCGCATGGCCAAACCAACGAGTCGCGAggcgtggaaagacggcgtcaaattaATAAGAATTGTCGACGACAAAGTGGTGGAGAGTCGCATTGAATTAGGAATAAAGAAAGGACACTGTTGTATCGATGTCATCCTTCGTTGGTCAAGCAAAAGAGCCTGTGAGGAAGTGGCGAAGGAGTTCCTGGCCGAAATTAAAGACATTATAATGCGAGCGTGCGACGAGAGAAGCCCAGGAGTTATTCTGAACTGGTTCTACTTGGACAGCAAGCATCTGAAACAGATCGACGAAGACCCAGCAATCTATTCTATGACTGACGTAGAAATGAAGATAAGCCAGCACGCCTTTGACCACGTCTTGTTTTCGGTTCGTCCGGAGAAAGGCCATTATTCTTCCGTCCGAAATTTGTCTATACTGACTGAAGAGGAG GTGTCAGCCTCTCGAAGGGGGAAGAGAATCTTATCTCCTCGTGCTGGTGAGACGAGGCAAGACAATCCCACAAAG GAGGACGCAGTTCCACACGTTGCGGCGTTGCCTG TTACATTTCCGGCGGATGAGGAATTCGTATCAGAGGATCTAATGAAAACGTGTGCAGCCTTCAAAGGATCCAAATGGGAAGATCTCGGCTGTCTTCTCGTCGgccttgaaaaaattgaaaacatTCGCAAACCGTATGACGGCAACTTCGTGCACATGCTTAAGGTGCTCGAAGAGTGGAACGCGGCGGAACCACGAACCGTAGGCCAGCTCCTCGCCGCTTTTGAGACAGTTGGTGTGAACCGAGTTCATATTAAAGAGAAATACGAAGAGCTACGCAGAACTGTGCTCAAGTAA
- the LOC136194086 gene encoding inversin-B-like isoform X2 — MSRAKKAKKDVEPPLRQRGNSSVCSTIDRLRKIIEDDNGGELHHFLSTEKGFRTEQFRHATNLSLVHYVAEREFETAEEADEWLSYTLKQKNQHIEKSSCLGGLRPLDCACKWGNIFGVEWLVKHGANVNESIYPEGPTPYSYALRSSVDRMKKMRCLEEHGYILLPADLAFAAEIQFSSSKASDEFFHYFVNEKGLSVNATEEERKTTPLHRACWLGSIFGVKWLLEHKADINSVDEEGTTPFMLACQSSINRLVKVRYLDEKGADCRAKDHEGKTALFYATYPSNYKDDVKDVLQYLVVEKGIHINSVDKKGRTPLLS, encoded by the exons ATGAGCAgggcgaaaaaagcgaagaaagacgtcgaaccgCCGCTT AGGCAGAGAGGGAACTCGTCTGTTTGTTCCACAATCGATCGCTTGAGGAAGATAATCGAGGACGACAATGGCGGTGAATTGCACCATTTTCTCtctacagaaaaaggatttcgaacCGAGCAGTTCCGG cACGCTACTAATTTGTCATTAGTTCACTATGTGGCGGAAAGAGAGTTTgagacggcggaggaagccGATGAGTGGCTCAGCTATACGCTtaagcaaaaaaatcaacacATTGAAAAATCATCGTGTTTG GGGGGACTTCGCCCACTTGACTGTGCGTgcaagtggggaaatatttttggcgttgaatggctcgtcaAACACGGTGCAAATGTCAACGAGAGTATTTACCCT GAAGGACCTACACCATATTCTTATGCCTTAAGAAGTTCCGTTGACagaatgaagaaaatgcgtTGTCTGGAAGAACATGGATATATTTTGTTACCAGCTGATCTT GCTTTTGCAGctgaaattcaattttcatCATCTAAAGCATCTGACGAGTTTTTTCATTATTTTGTCAATGAAAAGGGATTGAGCGTCAACGCTACTGAGGAAGAG AGGAAGACCACTCCTCTGCATCGTGCCTGCTGGCttggaagcatttttggagtGAAATGGCTTTTGGAACACAAGgctgatatcaatagcgtcGACGAG gaGGGCACAACGCCTTTTATGTTGGCGTGTCAAAGTTCCATCAATCGTTTGGTgaaagttcgctacttggatgaaaaaggagctgaCTGTCGagcaaaagatcac gaagggaagacggctttgttttatgcCACCTATCCCTCAAACTATAAAGATGATgtgaaagatgttcttcaatatcttgtcgttgagaaaggcattcatatcaattctgttgatAAG aaggGAAGGACACCCTTATT gagctga
- the LOC136194087 gene encoding tax1-binding protein 1-like, whose product MAYFEETPRWIDSTKDFELRLKKPIRSGNRDWVGLFPVGWKSLADYVTHMWVRGLSVLCFVASTFPTRDKNVESSFQFVYVNGEGEVLATTPPFQFQSSTCDALESFVYVQNDDKTEQSEILLESRGVGTSMSGSDDNIWKKAFENERKLTHRQELKYAELESENSRLVQQVSELEREVARLSEIIDESARRIVKPPDSHSLATCTSVDEQPIVYPPVYRPPGVSFLGGDGDFHCPICQKMFPESMGTMGFQQHVNLHFSDTD is encoded by the coding sequence ATGGCGTACTTCGAAGAAACACCCCGATGGATCGATTCAACAAAGGACTTTGAATTGCGCCTAAAAAAACCAATTCGCAGTGGAAATCGCGATTGGGTCGGACTTTTTCCTGTCGGATGGAAGTCTCTTGCCGATTACGTCACTCATATGTGGGTGCGCGGCCTGTCCGTTCTCTGCTTCGTCGCCAGCACTTTTCCTACGCGAGACAAAAACGTTGAATCGTCGTTTCAATTCGTCTACGTGAACGGCGAAGGGGAAGTGTTGgcgaccacgcccccttttcaatttcaatccTCGACATGTGACGCCTTGGAATCGTTTGTCTACGTGCAAAATGACGATAAAACAGAACAAAGCGAAATCTTATTGGAAAGTCGCGGCGTGGGAACCAGTATGTCCGGTTCGGATGATAACATATGGAAAAAAGCGTTTGAAAATGAACGAAAACTCACGCATCGTCAAGAACTCAAATACGCCGAATTGGAGTCGGAAAATTCCCGTCTCGTCCAACAAGTCAGCGAACTCGAGAGGGAAGTCGCTCGTCTCTCCGAAATTATTGACGAATCAGCGAGGAGAATTGTGAAGCCACCTGATAGTCACAGTCTTGCTACATGTACTTCCGTTGATGAGCAACCCATTGTTTATCCGCCGGTTTATCGGCCGCCTGGTGTCTCGTTCTTGGGGGGTGATGGGGATTTTCATTGTCCCATTTGCCAGAAGATGTTTCCTGAGTCGATGGGGACCATGGGATTTCAACAGCATGTTAATCTGCATTTTTCCGATACTGACTAA